A window of Xylophilus sp. GW821-FHT01B05 contains these coding sequences:
- a CDS encoding chalcone isomerase family protein, protein MRSALCALALACAVFAPAAQAAPIQIAGVQVSDTVTSQDATLVLNGAGVRYKAIFKVYVAALYLQDKATTSAEAQAMPGPKRIRITMLRDIEAGELGRLFVRGVEDNMERSELKQLVPGLLRMGQIFADQKKLLAGDSFLIDWLPGRGTLITVKGQPQGEPFVEPEFFHALLGIWLGAQPADRALKEALLGRTL, encoded by the coding sequence ATGCGATCCGCCCTCTGCGCGCTGGCCCTGGCCTGCGCGGTATTTGCACCCGCGGCCCAGGCCGCGCCGATCCAGATCGCCGGCGTGCAGGTCAGCGACACGGTGACTTCGCAGGACGCCACCCTGGTGCTCAACGGCGCGGGCGTGCGCTACAAGGCCATCTTCAAGGTCTATGTGGCGGCCCTGTACCTGCAGGACAAGGCCACGACGTCGGCCGAGGCACAGGCCATGCCCGGCCCCAAGCGCATACGCATCACCATGCTGCGCGACATCGAGGCCGGCGAGCTGGGCCGGCTGTTTGTGCGCGGGGTAGAGGACAACATGGAGCGCAGCGAACTCAAACAACTGGTGCCCGGCCTGCTGCGCATGGGCCAGATCTTTGCCGACCAGAAGAAGCTCCTGGCCGGCGACAGCTTTTTGATCGACTGGCTGCCGGGCCGCGGCACGCTGATCACGGTCAAGGGCCAGCCGCAGGGCGAACCATTTGTAGAACCGGAGTTTTTCCACGCGCTGCTGGGCATATGGCTTGGGGCACAACCGGCTGACCGGGCGCTGAAAGAAGCGCTGCTCGGCCGCACCCTCTAA